The stretch of DNA ACGGCGCCGGTCCGGTGCCGTGCACCCACTCCGCGGTCGCCGCGAGCAGGCCCGCCACCGCCAGGTCGTCGTCGGCGAGCCGGGTCCCCTCGAACGGGTTCCGCCACAGCACCTGCCCGTCCAGGCTGAGGTGCTCGGTGTCCCACCCGTCGAGGTTCTGCTCGATGCCCGACTGCCGCCGGACGATCGGCGACGTGACCACGGTCCGGTCCCCCGCCCAGCGGGTCACGGCGTCGTCGACGATCTCGCCGAGCGAGCCGCGCACCACGATCCGGTTGGCGCGCAGCGGGTTGTGCCACTGGTTGTCCGTGAAGTCGTAGAGGGCGCTGCGGTTCTCGCCCAGGTCGACGGTGGCCAGCACGGTGCGGGCACCGACCGGCCATTCGGCACCGGTCCAGCCGTCGCGGTTCCGCGGGTCCAGCAGCGGGGCGGTGAACGCCGACGCGCGGACCACGGCGGGACCCGGCGCCACCCCGAGCAGCCGCCTGACCAGGCCCATCGCGTGGTACAGGTGCGTCGAGGACACCTGGACGCTGGTCGGTTCGCCGATCAGGCCGGAGTCGACCACGGCCTCCCGGGCGGCGTGCGCCGGCATGAACACGCTGTGCTCGGCCACCTGCACCAGCTCGGTGGAGCCGACGTGGTGCCACAGCGTCACCAGGCCGTCGGCGTCGGGCGCCGGGGGCGTCTCCGCCAGCACCGGGATCTCGCGGTCCACCAGGGCGCGGATCGTCACCGGCGTCACCGGCCACGGGGTGGCCACCACCACCACGTCGACCCCGTCGATCTCGTCGAGCGAGCGCAGCGCCGGCACGCCCCACGTCCGCCGCACCCACTCGGCACGCTCGTCGGACCGCGTCACCACCCCGGTGCACCGGAACCGGTCCGGCATCAGCCGCGCCATCCGGACGAAGAACTCGCCGCGCCAGCCGGAGCCGACCACCGCGTAGGCCAGGGGTGCAGTCATGGTGCGTCCTCGTCGTCGTCCCACCTGCGGCGCTGCCGCGCCGTGGTCCCGACGCTACGCGGGAGCAACCGGCCGGCGTGGGTGGACTCCGCCCGGGCGCGCGGCCAGGCGGTCCGCCCGCTCGCCGCGCGCACCGGCGCTTCACCCGGTATGAACCACTTCATGCGGATCCGTGACACCGGCGACCTGTGGTGGAAGAACGCCGTCATCTACTGCCTGGACGTCAAGACGTTCATGGACTGGAACGACGACGGCTACGGCGACCTACCGGGCGCGGTCCAGCGCATCGACCACCTGGCCGACCTGGGCGTCACTTGCCTGTGGCTGATGCCGTTCTACCCGACCACCGACTACGACGACGGCTACGACATCACCGACTACTACGGCGTCGACCCCCGGCTCGGCGACGCCGGCGACTTCGTCGAGCTGGTGCGCACGGCGAAGGACCGCGGCATCCGCGTCATCGCCGACCTGGTGGTCAACCACACCTCGGACAAGCACCCGTGGTTCCAGGCGGCCCGCCGCAGCAAGGACAGCAAGTACCGGGACTTCTACGTGTGGCGGTCCGACGAGCCGCCGGACACGCACAAGGAGGTCGTCTTCCCCGACAAGGAGAAGGGGATCTGGACGTACGACGAGGTGGCCGGCGAGTGGTACCGGCACCACTTCTACCACCAGCAGCCGGACCTCAACACGGCGAACCCGCAGGTCAGGGACGCGATCGCGAAGGTGATGGGGTACTGGGCGCAGCTGGGGCTGTCCGGGTTCCGCGTCGACGCCGTGCCCTTCTTCCTCGCCGACGTGGCGTCCAGGCCCGACGACGACGTCGACCGACCGCACCAGTTCCTCACCGCGCTGCGGGCCTTCCTGTCCCGGCGGGTGGGCGACTCGATCCTGATGGGTGAGGTCAACCTGCCGTACGACCAGCAGAGCCTGTTCTTCGGCGACCACGACGACCAGGGCGTGGTGGAGGGCCGCGAGCTGGACCTGCAGTTCGACTTCATCGTGATGCAGAACCTGTACCTGTCCCTCGCCCGGCAGGACGCGCGGCCGCTGCGCACCGCGCTCGAGTCCCGGCCGGAGATCCCGAAGGACTCGCAGTGGGCGACGTTCGTGCGGAACCACGACGAGCTCACGCTCGACAAGCTGACCGACGAGGAGCGCCAGGAGGTGTTCGACGCCTTCGGCCCCGAGGAGGACATGCAGCTGTACGACCGCGGCCTGCGCCGCCGGCTTCCCCCGATGCTCGACGGCGACCCCCGTCGGGTGCGGATGGTGTACTCCCTGCTCTTCGCCCTGCCCGGCACACCGGTGCTGTTCTACGGCGAGGAGATCGGCATGGGCGAGAACCTCGCGGCCGAGGACCGGCGGGCGGTCCGCACCCCCATGCAGTGGACGTCCGGCAAGAACGGCGGGTTCAGCCGCGTGGCGCCGTCACGGCTGGTGCGGCCGGTGACCGACGGACCGTTCGGGCCGGAGCACGTGAACGTCGCCGACCAGCGGCGCGACCCGGAGTCGCTCCTCTCGTTCGTCCAGACCCTGATCCGCCGGTACCGGGAGGCGCCCGAGCTGGGCTGGACGCAGCGGGCGGAGATCCTCGACCAGCCGCACGACTCGGTGCTGGCGATGCGGTCCACCTGGGGCGACGCGTCGATGGTCAGCCTGCACAACCTGAGCAAGGAGGCCGTGGTGGTGCCCCTCGAGCTGCCGGACCTGCCGGAGGGCACCTGCCTGGTGGACCTGCTGTGCGAGGGGACGACGGAGGTCGACGAGAAGGGCCGCGTCGAGCTATCCCTGTCCGGCTACGGCTACCGGTGGCTGCGGGTCGAGGAGCCGGGCTCGCGGCGGCTGCTGTAGCAGCGGGGCGCGATCGGCACCCCGCGAGGGTGGCTCGCGGGGCGGGTGAGGTCTCGTCCCAGATGCGGAAATGGGCGTGACCGGCCGCGCGCGGCAGCGTTAGCATCGGTTCCGCTCGAATCGATTCGGGTGCCCCTCGTCTCCACCCCGACCTCCCTTCCCGCTGCTCGTAGAACGCCGCACCCCTGTGCCCACTGCCCTGACCTCCGGTCGCCCGGCCCGCCTGATCATCGCCTTCACCGTCCCGCTGCTCATCGGCAACGTGTTCCAGCAGCTCTACGGCTTCGCCGACGCCTTCGTCGTCGGCCGCACCATCGGCGTGGACGCGCTCGCGGCCGTCGGCTCCACCGGCGGGCTGCAGTTCCTGCTGCTGGGCTTCACCTGGGGCATGTCGTCGGGCTTCGCCATCCCCACCGCGCACGCCTTCGGGGCGCGCGACGAGCGCGGGGTGCGCCGCTCGGTCGCCGCCGGCGCCATCCTGACGGCGGCCGCGGCCGTGCTGCTGACCGCGGTGGCCACCACCATCACGCCGTGGCTGCTGGTGGTGATGCGCACGCCGCCGGAGATCCGCCAGGATGCGACCACCTTCATCGTGGTGACGTTCTGGGGCTGCACCGCGATGGTGGCGTTCAACTTCCTGTCGAACACCATCCGGGCGCTGGGCGACAGCCGGACGCCGCTCGTCTTCCTGGTGCTGTCCTGCGTGCTCAACGTGCTGCTGGTGTGGGCGTTCGTCAGCGGCCTGCGGATGGGCGTCGCCGGTGCCGCGCTCGCCACGATCACCGCGCAGCTGACGTCCGTGCTGGCGTGCCTGTGGCTGATCCGGGCGCGGATGCCGATCCTGCACCTGCACCGCGAGGACTTCCGGCTGACCCGTGCCGAGCTGCTCGAGCCGCTGCGGCTGGGGCTGCCGATGGGCTTCCAGATGTCGATCATCGCGCTCGGCACGCTGGTGCTGCAGTACGCGCTGAACCGGCTGGGCGCCCCGGCGGTGGCTGCCTTCACGGCTGCCGGACGGGTGGACGCGCTGGCCATCGCGCCGCTGCAGTCGTTCGGGTTGGCCATGGCCACGTTCGCGGCGCAGAACCACGGCGCCCGGCTCTACCACCGCATCCGGGTGGGCGTCGCCCAGACGTGCCTGATGTCGGCGGGGTTCGCCGTCGCGGTCGGTGCCGTGAACATCCTGGCCGGGCCGTGGCTGGTGCGGCTGTTCGTCGGGCAGGGCCAGGAGCACGTGGTGCAGCTGGCGCAGATCTACCTGGTGTCCAACGGCATCCCGTACGCGCTGCTCGGCATGCTGTTCGTGCAGCGCGGCACCCTGCAGGGGCTGGGTCGCACCGTGATCCCGACGACGGCGGGCGT from Cellulomonas sp. NTE-D12 encodes:
- a CDS encoding MATE family efflux transporter, which encodes MPTALTSGRPARLIIAFTVPLLIGNVFQQLYGFADAFVVGRTIGVDALAAVGSTGGLQFLLLGFTWGMSSGFAIPTAHAFGARDERGVRRSVAAGAILTAAAAVLLTAVATTITPWLLVVMRTPPEIRQDATTFIVVTFWGCTAMVAFNFLSNTIRALGDSRTPLVFLVLSCVLNVLLVWAFVSGLRMGVAGAALATITAQLTSVLACLWLIRARMPILHLHREDFRLTRAELLEPLRLGLPMGFQMSIIALGTLVLQYALNRLGAPAVAAFTAAGRVDALAIAPLQSFGLAMATFAAQNHGARLYHRIRVGVAQTCLMSAGFAVAVGAVNILAGPWLVRLFVGQGQEHVVQLAQIYLVSNGIPYALLGMLFVQRGTLQGLGRTVIPTTAGVMELITRVLAALLLTGPLGFLGACLASPLAWVAALIPLTWAYQHERRRLVDPRTPPRDDALLERAAVDPVVPTPRPARAVLEEAAVPPDAVVEAASEEALLREQALPL
- a CDS encoding alpha-amylase family protein: MRIRDTGDLWWKNAVIYCLDVKTFMDWNDDGYGDLPGAVQRIDHLADLGVTCLWLMPFYPTTDYDDGYDITDYYGVDPRLGDAGDFVELVRTAKDRGIRVIADLVVNHTSDKHPWFQAARRSKDSKYRDFYVWRSDEPPDTHKEVVFPDKEKGIWTYDEVAGEWYRHHFYHQQPDLNTANPQVRDAIAKVMGYWAQLGLSGFRVDAVPFFLADVASRPDDDVDRPHQFLTALRAFLSRRVGDSILMGEVNLPYDQQSLFFGDHDDQGVVEGRELDLQFDFIVMQNLYLSLARQDARPLRTALESRPEIPKDSQWATFVRNHDELTLDKLTDEERQEVFDAFGPEEDMQLYDRGLRRRLPPMLDGDPRRVRMVYSLLFALPGTPVLFYGEEIGMGENLAAEDRRAVRTPMQWTSGKNGGFSRVAPSRLVRPVTDGPFGPEHVNVADQRRDPESLLSFVQTLIRRYREAPELGWTQRAEILDQPHDSVLAMRSTWGDASMVSLHNLSKEAVVVPLELPDLPEGTCLVDLLCEGTTEVDEKGRVELSLSGYGYRWLRVEEPGSRRLL
- a CDS encoding Gfo/Idh/MocA family oxidoreductase, producing MTAPLAYAVVGSGWRGEFFVRMARLMPDRFRCTGVVTRSDERAEWVRRTWGVPALRSLDEIDGVDVVVVATPWPVTPVTIRALVDREIPVLAETPPAPDADGLVTLWHHVGSTELVQVAEHSVFMPAHAAREAVVDSGLIGEPTSVQVSSTHLYHAMGLVRRLLGVAPGPAVVRASAFTAPLLDPRNRDGWTGAEWPVGARTVLATVDLGENRSALYDFTDNQWHNPLRANRIVVRGSLGEIVDDAVTRWAGDRTVVTSPIVRRQSGIEQNLDGWDTEHLSLDGQVLWRNPFEGTRLADDDLAVAGLLAATAEWVHGTGPAPYPLAEGCQDHLLGLAIEESARTGEPVQVPAAPWATA